A window from Drosophila subobscura isolate 14011-0131.10 chromosome O, UCBerk_Dsub_1.0, whole genome shotgun sequence encodes these proteins:
- the LOC117899547 gene encoding actin-binding LIM protein 3 isoform X6, with protein MGKQKIYCAKCTKKCSGEVLRVADNHFHKACFQCCQCKKSLATGGFFTKDSAYYCIPDYQRLYGTKCATCQQYVEGEVVSTMGKTYHQKCFTCSKCQQPFKSGSKVTNTGKEVLCEHCVSGGSGGGGVGGGAPVSPSRQTAVSSPAPPAESPTRATAHQQLTGGVISHKAHLKEDYDPNDCAGCGELLKEGQALVALDRQWHVSCFRCKACQVVLNGEYMGKDAVPYCEKCYQKGFGVKCAYCNRFISGKVLQAGDNHHFHPTCARCTKCGDPFGDGEEMYLQGSAIWHPRCGPGPSESGIILNGGGGNTSVVGGASNGNFTDTECDRMSSSALSEMYIRSRTPSINGSLYSSSRKHYRTVSPGLILREYGRPIGEDISRIYTYSYLTDAPHYLRKPIDPYDKTPLSPHFHRPASYATTSNAGSVAGSRPPSRPHSRTRSAMKVLVDAIRSETPRPKSPGMNNEEPIELSHYPDAKKPLPGEQPKIERDDFPAPPYPYTDPERRRRYSDTYKGVPVSDDEDENVQNGKQTNGNAKNGEEQRRLQREAEQLEKLNSGIGSVIAKDLKEHAKYRKWKQNNLDPRNASRTPSASKEPIYKLRYESPIGASPSRHLDAQKPFYEDEMFDRSTSYRGSLGKSLGNAPSYNVVSALRHVPKPGYGLAPRSHTFSSTTSAAATMHGATDFSYGGLGDKTHSTDLSCGKSEASVDSITEGDRRALMGGDLPASSTYSGALSYHYPQAGLIRRSLPNMAHSMLVHEPAKIYPYHLLLITNYRLPSDVDRCNLERHLSDIEFEHILQCARSEFYRLPQWRRNELKRRVKLF; from the exons ATGG gtaaacaaaaaatttactGTGCAAAATGCACGAAAAAATGCTCTGGCGAGGTGTTGCGCGTGGCCGACAATCACTTCCACAAGGCCTGCTTCCAGTGTTGCCAGTGCAAGAAGTCCCTGGCCACCGGCGGTTTCTTTACAAAAGACAGCGCCTACTACTGCATACCGGACTACCAGCGGCTGTACGGCACCAAGTGTGCCACGTGTCAGCAGTATGTGGAGGGTGAGGTGGTCAGCACCATGGGCAAGACGTACCACCAGAAGTGCTTCACGTGCTCCAAGTGCCAGCAGCCATTCAAGTCCGGCAGCAAGGTGACCAACACTGGCAAGGAAGTGCTCTGCGAGCATTGTGTGTCGGGTGGgagcggtggtggtggtgttggtggcggTGCACCTGTTTCGCCGTCACGACAAACGGCTGTATCGTCGCCAGCACCGCCAGCGGAGAGTCCCACGCGGGCCACAGCTCACCAGCAGCTGACCGGAGGGGTTATCTCGCACAAGGCGCACCTGAAGGAGGACTACGATCCCAACGACTGTGCTGGGTGCGGGGAGCTGCTGAAGGAGGGTCAGGCACTGGTCGCTCTCGACAGGCAGTGGCATGTCTCCTGTTTCCGCTGCAAGGCCTGCCAGGTGGTGCTCAACGGCGAGTATATGGGCAAGGATGCGGTGCCGTACTGCGAGAAGTGCTACCAGAAGGGTTTCGGCGTCAAGTGCGCCTACTGCAACCGCTTCATCAGCGGCAAGGTGCTGCAGGCCGGCGACAACCATCACTTCCATCCAACGTGCGCACGCTGCACCAAGTGCGGCGATCCGTTTGGCGACGGTGAGGAAATGTACCTGCAGGGCAGCGCCATTTGGCATCCACGCTGCGGCCCCGGACCCTCCGAATCGGGCATAATACTAaacggcggcggtggcaacaCTTCGGTGGTTGGCGGCGCCTCCAATGGCAACTTTACAGACACCGAATGTGATCGCATGAGTTCCAGTGCACTGAGCGAAATG TACATCCGCTCCAGAACTCCGAGTATAAACGGTTCACTTTATTCCTCTAGCCGCAAg CATTATCGAACGGTCAGCCCGGGCCTGATACTCCGCGAGTACGGCCGTCCGATCGGTGAGGATATATCGCGCATTTACACCTACAGCTATCTGACTGATGCGCCGCATTATCTGCGCAAGCCGATCGATCCCTATGACAAGACGCCACTCTCGCCGCACTTTCACAGGCCAGCATCGTATGCGACGACCAGCAATGCGGGCTCTGTGGCCGGTAGTCGTCCGCCCTCGCGTCCCCATTCGCGCACGCGCAGTGCCATGAAGGTGCTGGTGGATGCCATACGATCGGAAACGCCACGTCCCAAGAGTCCGGGCATGAACAACGAAGAACCCATTGAGCTGTCCCACTATCCGGATGCCAAGAAGCCGTTGCCCGGTGAGCAGCCAAAAATCGAAAGGGACGACTTCCCAGCACCGCCCTATCCCTACACGGATCCGGAGCGCAGGCGGCGCTATAGCGACACATACAAGGGCGTGCCCGTCTCGGATGACGAGGATGAGAATGTGCAGAATGGCAAGCAAAcgaatggcaatgccaaaaatgGCGAGGAGCAAAG ACGCCTTCAACGCGAGGCCGAGCAACTGGAGAAGCTCAACTCTGGCATTGGTTCGGTCATTGCGAAGGATCTGAAGGAGCACGCCAAGTACCGAAAGTGGAAGCAGAACAATCTTGATCCACGCAATGCCTCGCGCACGCCTTCAGCCTCAAAGGAGCCGATCTACAAGTTGAG ATATGAATCGCCCATTGGAGCGTCACCATCACGACATCTGGACGCACAGAAGCCCTTCTATGAGGATGAAATGTTTGATCGGTCCACCAGCTATCGCGGCTCGCTGGGCAAATCGCTGGGAAATGCGCCCAGTTACAATG TGGTGAGCGCCCTGCGTCATGTACCCAAACCTGGATACGGCCTGGCCCCACGATCTCACACATTCAGTTCCACAACATCTGCCGCCGCCACGATGCATGGTGCCACT GACTTCTCTTATGGAGGACTGGGCGACAAAACGCATAGCACAGATCTGAGCTGTGGCAAATCGGAAG ctTCTGTGGATTCGATTACCGAGGGAGATAGACGCGCCTTGATGGGCGGCGATTTGCCCGCCTCGAGCACATATTCTGGTGCACTTTCGTACCACTATCCGCAGGCGGGACTCATTCGACGAAGCCTGCCCAATATGGCACACTCGATGTTGGTGCATGAGCCAGCCAAGATCTATCCTTACCATCTACTGCTTATCACAAACTATCGTCTGCCCTCGGACGTTGATCGCTGTAATCTAGAG CGTCATTTGTCGGACATTGAGTTTGAGCACATTTTGCAGTGCGCCAGATCCGAGTTCTATCGCCTGCCCCAGTGGAGGCGCAACGAGCTGAAGCGCCGGGTGAAGCTTTTCTAG
- the LOC117899547 gene encoding actin-binding LIM protein 3 isoform X1 → MNIHIRIYEYIIQTGLSYVPAGPGAMPEQTGQGWGIIASHAYDISSSTALRLGIRNLCGYGKQKIYCAKCTKKCSGEVLRVADNHFHKACFQCCQCKKSLATGGFFTKDSAYYCIPDYQRLYGTKCATCQQYVEGEVVSTMGKTYHQKCFTCSKCQQPFKSGSKVTNTGKEVLCEHCVSGGSGGGGVGGGAPVSPSRQTAVSSPAPPAESPTRATAHQQLTGGVISHKAHLKEDYDPNDCAGCGELLKEGQALVALDRQWHVSCFRCKACQVVLNGEYMGKDAVPYCEKCYQKGFGVKCAYCNRFISGKVLQAGDNHHFHPTCARCTKCGDPFGDGEEMYLQGSAIWHPRCGPGPSESGIILNGGGGNTSVVGGASNGNFTDTECDRMSSSALSEMYIRSRTPSINGSLYSSSRKHYRTVSPGLILREYGRPIGEDISRIYTYSYLTDAPHYLRKPIDPYDKTPLSPHFHRPASYATTSNAGSVAGSRPPSRPHSRTRSAMKVLVDAIRSETPRPKSPGMNNEEPIELSHYPDAKKPLPGEQPKIERDDFPAPPYPYTDPERRRRYSDTYKGVPVSDDEDENVQNGKQTNGNAKNGEEQRRLQREAEQLEKLNSGIGSVIAKDLKEHAKYRKWKQNNLDPRNASRTPSASKEPIYKLRYESPIGASPSRHLDAQKPFYEDEMFDRSTSYRGSLGKSLGNAPSYNVVSALRHVPKPGYGLAPRSHTFSSTTSAAATMHGATDFSYGGLGDKTHSTDLSCGKSEASVDSITEGDRRALMGGDLPASSTYSGALSYHYPQAGLIRRSLPNMAHSMLVHEPAKIYPYHLLLITNYRLPSDVDRCNLERHLSDIEFEHILQCARSEFYRLPQWRRNELKRRVKLF, encoded by the exons atgAACATACACATAcgcatatacgagtatatcaTTCAAACGGGGCTTTCGTATGTGCCTGCCGGGCCCGGGGCTATGCCCGAGCAAACGGGGCAAGGTTGGGGCATTATCGCATCACATGCATAtgacatcagcagcagcacagcttTGCGGCTAGGAATACGTAATCTGTGCGGCTACG gtaaacaaaaaatttactGTGCAAAATGCACGAAAAAATGCTCTGGCGAGGTGTTGCGCGTGGCCGACAATCACTTCCACAAGGCCTGCTTCCAGTGTTGCCAGTGCAAGAAGTCCCTGGCCACCGGCGGTTTCTTTACAAAAGACAGCGCCTACTACTGCATACCGGACTACCAGCGGCTGTACGGCACCAAGTGTGCCACGTGTCAGCAGTATGTGGAGGGTGAGGTGGTCAGCACCATGGGCAAGACGTACCACCAGAAGTGCTTCACGTGCTCCAAGTGCCAGCAGCCATTCAAGTCCGGCAGCAAGGTGACCAACACTGGCAAGGAAGTGCTCTGCGAGCATTGTGTGTCGGGTGGgagcggtggtggtggtgttggtggcggTGCACCTGTTTCGCCGTCACGACAAACGGCTGTATCGTCGCCAGCACCGCCAGCGGAGAGTCCCACGCGGGCCACAGCTCACCAGCAGCTGACCGGAGGGGTTATCTCGCACAAGGCGCACCTGAAGGAGGACTACGATCCCAACGACTGTGCTGGGTGCGGGGAGCTGCTGAAGGAGGGTCAGGCACTGGTCGCTCTCGACAGGCAGTGGCATGTCTCCTGTTTCCGCTGCAAGGCCTGCCAGGTGGTGCTCAACGGCGAGTATATGGGCAAGGATGCGGTGCCGTACTGCGAGAAGTGCTACCAGAAGGGTTTCGGCGTCAAGTGCGCCTACTGCAACCGCTTCATCAGCGGCAAGGTGCTGCAGGCCGGCGACAACCATCACTTCCATCCAACGTGCGCACGCTGCACCAAGTGCGGCGATCCGTTTGGCGACGGTGAGGAAATGTACCTGCAGGGCAGCGCCATTTGGCATCCACGCTGCGGCCCCGGACCCTCCGAATCGGGCATAATACTAaacggcggcggtggcaacaCTTCGGTGGTTGGCGGCGCCTCCAATGGCAACTTTACAGACACCGAATGTGATCGCATGAGTTCCAGTGCACTGAGCGAAATG TACATCCGCTCCAGAACTCCGAGTATAAACGGTTCACTTTATTCCTCTAGCCGCAAg CATTATCGAACGGTCAGCCCGGGCCTGATACTCCGCGAGTACGGCCGTCCGATCGGTGAGGATATATCGCGCATTTACACCTACAGCTATCTGACTGATGCGCCGCATTATCTGCGCAAGCCGATCGATCCCTATGACAAGACGCCACTCTCGCCGCACTTTCACAGGCCAGCATCGTATGCGACGACCAGCAATGCGGGCTCTGTGGCCGGTAGTCGTCCGCCCTCGCGTCCCCATTCGCGCACGCGCAGTGCCATGAAGGTGCTGGTGGATGCCATACGATCGGAAACGCCACGTCCCAAGAGTCCGGGCATGAACAACGAAGAACCCATTGAGCTGTCCCACTATCCGGATGCCAAGAAGCCGTTGCCCGGTGAGCAGCCAAAAATCGAAAGGGACGACTTCCCAGCACCGCCCTATCCCTACACGGATCCGGAGCGCAGGCGGCGCTATAGCGACACATACAAGGGCGTGCCCGTCTCGGATGACGAGGATGAGAATGTGCAGAATGGCAAGCAAAcgaatggcaatgccaaaaatgGCGAGGAGCAAAG ACGCCTTCAACGCGAGGCCGAGCAACTGGAGAAGCTCAACTCTGGCATTGGTTCGGTCATTGCGAAGGATCTGAAGGAGCACGCCAAGTACCGAAAGTGGAAGCAGAACAATCTTGATCCACGCAATGCCTCGCGCACGCCTTCAGCCTCAAAGGAGCCGATCTACAAGTTGAG ATATGAATCGCCCATTGGAGCGTCACCATCACGACATCTGGACGCACAGAAGCCCTTCTATGAGGATGAAATGTTTGATCGGTCCACCAGCTATCGCGGCTCGCTGGGCAAATCGCTGGGAAATGCGCCCAGTTACAATG TGGTGAGCGCCCTGCGTCATGTACCCAAACCTGGATACGGCCTGGCCCCACGATCTCACACATTCAGTTCCACAACATCTGCCGCCGCCACGATGCATGGTGCCACT GACTTCTCTTATGGAGGACTGGGCGACAAAACGCATAGCACAGATCTGAGCTGTGGCAAATCGGAAG ctTCTGTGGATTCGATTACCGAGGGAGATAGACGCGCCTTGATGGGCGGCGATTTGCCCGCCTCGAGCACATATTCTGGTGCACTTTCGTACCACTATCCGCAGGCGGGACTCATTCGACGAAGCCTGCCCAATATGGCACACTCGATGTTGGTGCATGAGCCAGCCAAGATCTATCCTTACCATCTACTGCTTATCACAAACTATCGTCTGCCCTCGGACGTTGATCGCTGTAATCTAGAG CGTCATTTGTCGGACATTGAGTTTGAGCACATTTTGCAGTGCGCCAGATCCGAGTTCTATCGCCTGCCCCAGTGGAGGCGCAACGAGCTGAAGCGCCGGGTGAAGCTTTTCTAG
- the LOC117899547 gene encoding actin-binding LIM protein 2 isoform X5: MNIHIRIYEYIIQTGLSYVPAGPGAMPEQTGQGWGIIASHAYDISSSTALRLGIRNLCGYGKQKIYCAKCTKKCSGEVLRVADNHFHKACFQCCQCKKSLATGGFFTKDSAYYCIPDYQRLYGTKCATCQQYVEGEVVSTMGKTYHQKCFTCSKCQQPFKSGSKVTNTGKEVLCEHCVSGGSGGGGVGGGAPVSPSRQTAVSSPAPPAESPTRATAHQQLTGGVISHKAHLKEDYDPNDCAGCGELLKEGQALVALDRQWHVSCFRCKACQVVLNGEYMGKDAVPYCEKCYQKGFGVKCAYCNRFISGKVLQAGDNHHFHPTCARCTKCGDPFGDGEEMYLQGSAIWHPRCGPGPSESGIILNGGGGNTSVVGGASNGNFTDTECDRMSSSALSEMYIRSRTPSINGSLYSSSRKHYRTVSPGLILREYGRPIGEDISRIYTYSYLTDAPHYLRKPIDPYDKTPLSPHFHRPASYATTSNAGSVAGSRPPSRPHSRTRSAMKVLVDAIRSETPRPKSPGMNNEEPIELSHYPDAKKPLPGEQPKIERDDFPAPPYPYTDPERRRRYSDTYKGVPVSDDEDENVQNGKQTNGNAKNGEEQRRLQREAEQLEKLNSGIGSVIAKDLKEHAKYRKWKQNNLDPRNASRTPSASKEPIYKLRYESPIGASPSRHLDAQKPFYEDEMFDRSTSYRGSLGKSLGNAPSYNGLGDKTHSTDLSCGKSEASVDSITEGDRRALMGGDLPASSTYSGALSYHYPQAGLIRRSLPNMAHSMLVHEPAKIYPYHLLLITNYRLPSDVDRCNLERHLSDIEFEHILQCARSEFYRLPQWRRNELKRRVKLF; the protein is encoded by the exons atgAACATACACATAcgcatatacgagtatatcaTTCAAACGGGGCTTTCGTATGTGCCTGCCGGGCCCGGGGCTATGCCCGAGCAAACGGGGCAAGGTTGGGGCATTATCGCATCACATGCATAtgacatcagcagcagcacagcttTGCGGCTAGGAATACGTAATCTGTGCGGCTACG gtaaacaaaaaatttactGTGCAAAATGCACGAAAAAATGCTCTGGCGAGGTGTTGCGCGTGGCCGACAATCACTTCCACAAGGCCTGCTTCCAGTGTTGCCAGTGCAAGAAGTCCCTGGCCACCGGCGGTTTCTTTACAAAAGACAGCGCCTACTACTGCATACCGGACTACCAGCGGCTGTACGGCACCAAGTGTGCCACGTGTCAGCAGTATGTGGAGGGTGAGGTGGTCAGCACCATGGGCAAGACGTACCACCAGAAGTGCTTCACGTGCTCCAAGTGCCAGCAGCCATTCAAGTCCGGCAGCAAGGTGACCAACACTGGCAAGGAAGTGCTCTGCGAGCATTGTGTGTCGGGTGGgagcggtggtggtggtgttggtggcggTGCACCTGTTTCGCCGTCACGACAAACGGCTGTATCGTCGCCAGCACCGCCAGCGGAGAGTCCCACGCGGGCCACAGCTCACCAGCAGCTGACCGGAGGGGTTATCTCGCACAAGGCGCACCTGAAGGAGGACTACGATCCCAACGACTGTGCTGGGTGCGGGGAGCTGCTGAAGGAGGGTCAGGCACTGGTCGCTCTCGACAGGCAGTGGCATGTCTCCTGTTTCCGCTGCAAGGCCTGCCAGGTGGTGCTCAACGGCGAGTATATGGGCAAGGATGCGGTGCCGTACTGCGAGAAGTGCTACCAGAAGGGTTTCGGCGTCAAGTGCGCCTACTGCAACCGCTTCATCAGCGGCAAGGTGCTGCAGGCCGGCGACAACCATCACTTCCATCCAACGTGCGCACGCTGCACCAAGTGCGGCGATCCGTTTGGCGACGGTGAGGAAATGTACCTGCAGGGCAGCGCCATTTGGCATCCACGCTGCGGCCCCGGACCCTCCGAATCGGGCATAATACTAaacggcggcggtggcaacaCTTCGGTGGTTGGCGGCGCCTCCAATGGCAACTTTACAGACACCGAATGTGATCGCATGAGTTCCAGTGCACTGAGCGAAATG TACATCCGCTCCAGAACTCCGAGTATAAACGGTTCACTTTATTCCTCTAGCCGCAAg CATTATCGAACGGTCAGCCCGGGCCTGATACTCCGCGAGTACGGCCGTCCGATCGGTGAGGATATATCGCGCATTTACACCTACAGCTATCTGACTGATGCGCCGCATTATCTGCGCAAGCCGATCGATCCCTATGACAAGACGCCACTCTCGCCGCACTTTCACAGGCCAGCATCGTATGCGACGACCAGCAATGCGGGCTCTGTGGCCGGTAGTCGTCCGCCCTCGCGTCCCCATTCGCGCACGCGCAGTGCCATGAAGGTGCTGGTGGATGCCATACGATCGGAAACGCCACGTCCCAAGAGTCCGGGCATGAACAACGAAGAACCCATTGAGCTGTCCCACTATCCGGATGCCAAGAAGCCGTTGCCCGGTGAGCAGCCAAAAATCGAAAGGGACGACTTCCCAGCACCGCCCTATCCCTACACGGATCCGGAGCGCAGGCGGCGCTATAGCGACACATACAAGGGCGTGCCCGTCTCGGATGACGAGGATGAGAATGTGCAGAATGGCAAGCAAAcgaatggcaatgccaaaaatgGCGAGGAGCAAAG ACGCCTTCAACGCGAGGCCGAGCAACTGGAGAAGCTCAACTCTGGCATTGGTTCGGTCATTGCGAAGGATCTGAAGGAGCACGCCAAGTACCGAAAGTGGAAGCAGAACAATCTTGATCCACGCAATGCCTCGCGCACGCCTTCAGCCTCAAAGGAGCCGATCTACAAGTTGAG ATATGAATCGCCCATTGGAGCGTCACCATCACGACATCTGGACGCACAGAAGCCCTTCTATGAGGATGAAATGTTTGATCGGTCCACCAGCTATCGCGGCTCGCTGGGCAAATCGCTGGGAAATGCGCCCAGTTACAATG GACTGGGCGACAAAACGCATAGCACAGATCTGAGCTGTGGCAAATCGGAAG ctTCTGTGGATTCGATTACCGAGGGAGATAGACGCGCCTTGATGGGCGGCGATTTGCCCGCCTCGAGCACATATTCTGGTGCACTTTCGTACCACTATCCGCAGGCGGGACTCATTCGACGAAGCCTGCCCAATATGGCACACTCGATGTTGGTGCATGAGCCAGCCAAGATCTATCCTTACCATCTACTGCTTATCACAAACTATCGTCTGCCCTCGGACGTTGATCGCTGTAATCTAGAG CGTCATTTGTCGGACATTGAGTTTGAGCACATTTTGCAGTGCGCCAGATCCGAGTTCTATCGCCTGCCCCAGTGGAGGCGCAACGAGCTGAAGCGCCGGGTGAAGCTTTTCTAG
- the LOC117899547 gene encoding actin-binding LIM protein 3 isoform X4 encodes MNIHIRIYEYIIQTGLSYVPAGPGAMPEQTGQGWGIIASHAYDISSSTALRLGIRNLCGYGKQKIYCAKCTKKCSGEVLRVADNHFHKACFQCCQCKKSLATGGFFTKDSAYYCIPDYQRLYGTKCATCQQYVEGEVVSTMGKTYHQKCFTCSKCQQPFKSGSKVTNTGKEVLCEHCVSGGSGGGGVGGGAPVSPSRQTAVSSPAPPAESPTRATAHQQLTGGVISHKAHLKEDYDPNDCAGCGELLKEGQALVALDRQWHVSCFRCKACQVVLNGEYMGKDAVPYCEKCYQKGFGVKCAYCNRFISGKVLQAGDNHHFHPTCARCTKCGDPFGDGEEMYLQGSAIWHPRCGPGPSESGIILNGGGGNTSVVGGASNGNFTDTECDRMSSSALSEMHYRTVSPGLILREYGRPIGEDISRIYTYSYLTDAPHYLRKPIDPYDKTPLSPHFHRPASYATTSNAGSVAGSRPPSRPHSRTRSAMKVLVDAIRSETPRPKSPGMNNEEPIELSHYPDAKKPLPGEQPKIERDDFPAPPYPYTDPERRRRYSDTYKGVPVSDDEDENVQNGKQTNGNAKNGEEQRRLQREAEQLEKLNSGIGSVIAKDLKEHAKYRKWKQNNLDPRNASRTPSASKEPIYKLRYESPIGASPSRHLDAQKPFYEDEMFDRSTSYRGSLGKSLGNAPSYNAIHSYRSPPKPGYGFKTTTLPYIRNGYSSDFSYGGLGDKTHSTDLSCGKSEASVDSITEGDRRALMGGDLPASSTYSGALSYHYPQAGLIRRSLPNMAHSMLVHEPAKIYPYHLLLITNYRLPSDVDRCNLERHLSDIEFEHILQCARSEFYRLPQWRRNELKRRVKLF; translated from the exons atgAACATACACATAcgcatatacgagtatatcaTTCAAACGGGGCTTTCGTATGTGCCTGCCGGGCCCGGGGCTATGCCCGAGCAAACGGGGCAAGGTTGGGGCATTATCGCATCACATGCATAtgacatcagcagcagcacagcttTGCGGCTAGGAATACGTAATCTGTGCGGCTACG gtaaacaaaaaatttactGTGCAAAATGCACGAAAAAATGCTCTGGCGAGGTGTTGCGCGTGGCCGACAATCACTTCCACAAGGCCTGCTTCCAGTGTTGCCAGTGCAAGAAGTCCCTGGCCACCGGCGGTTTCTTTACAAAAGACAGCGCCTACTACTGCATACCGGACTACCAGCGGCTGTACGGCACCAAGTGTGCCACGTGTCAGCAGTATGTGGAGGGTGAGGTGGTCAGCACCATGGGCAAGACGTACCACCAGAAGTGCTTCACGTGCTCCAAGTGCCAGCAGCCATTCAAGTCCGGCAGCAAGGTGACCAACACTGGCAAGGAAGTGCTCTGCGAGCATTGTGTGTCGGGTGGgagcggtggtggtggtgttggtggcggTGCACCTGTTTCGCCGTCACGACAAACGGCTGTATCGTCGCCAGCACCGCCAGCGGAGAGTCCCACGCGGGCCACAGCTCACCAGCAGCTGACCGGAGGGGTTATCTCGCACAAGGCGCACCTGAAGGAGGACTACGATCCCAACGACTGTGCTGGGTGCGGGGAGCTGCTGAAGGAGGGTCAGGCACTGGTCGCTCTCGACAGGCAGTGGCATGTCTCCTGTTTCCGCTGCAAGGCCTGCCAGGTGGTGCTCAACGGCGAGTATATGGGCAAGGATGCGGTGCCGTACTGCGAGAAGTGCTACCAGAAGGGTTTCGGCGTCAAGTGCGCCTACTGCAACCGCTTCATCAGCGGCAAGGTGCTGCAGGCCGGCGACAACCATCACTTCCATCCAACGTGCGCACGCTGCACCAAGTGCGGCGATCCGTTTGGCGACGGTGAGGAAATGTACCTGCAGGGCAGCGCCATTTGGCATCCACGCTGCGGCCCCGGACCCTCCGAATCGGGCATAATACTAaacggcggcggtggcaacaCTTCGGTGGTTGGCGGCGCCTCCAATGGCAACTTTACAGACACCGAATGTGATCGCATGAGTTCCAGTGCACTGAGCGAAATG CATTATCGAACGGTCAGCCCGGGCCTGATACTCCGCGAGTACGGCCGTCCGATCGGTGAGGATATATCGCGCATTTACACCTACAGCTATCTGACTGATGCGCCGCATTATCTGCGCAAGCCGATCGATCCCTATGACAAGACGCCACTCTCGCCGCACTTTCACAGGCCAGCATCGTATGCGACGACCAGCAATGCGGGCTCTGTGGCCGGTAGTCGTCCGCCCTCGCGTCCCCATTCGCGCACGCGCAGTGCCATGAAGGTGCTGGTGGATGCCATACGATCGGAAACGCCACGTCCCAAGAGTCCGGGCATGAACAACGAAGAACCCATTGAGCTGTCCCACTATCCGGATGCCAAGAAGCCGTTGCCCGGTGAGCAGCCAAAAATCGAAAGGGACGACTTCCCAGCACCGCCCTATCCCTACACGGATCCGGAGCGCAGGCGGCGCTATAGCGACACATACAAGGGCGTGCCCGTCTCGGATGACGAGGATGAGAATGTGCAGAATGGCAAGCAAAcgaatggcaatgccaaaaatgGCGAGGAGCAAAG ACGCCTTCAACGCGAGGCCGAGCAACTGGAGAAGCTCAACTCTGGCATTGGTTCGGTCATTGCGAAGGATCTGAAGGAGCACGCCAAGTACCGAAAGTGGAAGCAGAACAATCTTGATCCACGCAATGCCTCGCGCACGCCTTCAGCCTCAAAGGAGCCGATCTACAAGTTGAG ATATGAATCGCCCATTGGAGCGTCACCATCACGACATCTGGACGCACAGAAGCCCTTCTATGAGGATGAAATGTTTGATCGGTCCACCAGCTATCGCGGCTCGCTGGGCAAATCGCTGGGAAATGCGCCCAGTTACAATG CCATACATTCCTATCGATCGCCACCAAAGCCCGGATACGGATTCAAAACGACTACTCTGCCCTATATACGCAACGGCTACAGCTCA GACTTCTCTTATGGAGGACTGGGCGACAAAACGCATAGCACAGATCTGAGCTGTGGCAAATCGGAAG ctTCTGTGGATTCGATTACCGAGGGAGATAGACGCGCCTTGATGGGCGGCGATTTGCCCGCCTCGAGCACATATTCTGGTGCACTTTCGTACCACTATCCGCAGGCGGGACTCATTCGACGAAGCCTGCCCAATATGGCACACTCGATGTTGGTGCATGAGCCAGCCAAGATCTATCCTTACCATCTACTGCTTATCACAAACTATCGTCTGCCCTCGGACGTTGATCGCTGTAATCTAGAG CGTCATTTGTCGGACATTGAGTTTGAGCACATTTTGCAGTGCGCCAGATCCGAGTTCTATCGCCTGCCCCAGTGGAGGCGCAACGAGCTGAAGCGCCGGGTGAAGCTTTTCTAG